The genomic DNA AAGAGAACACGCTGCTTACTTGAGAGGTAGGTTGTAATATAACTTACTGTTTAACTATGTTTCTGAAGAATAACTACTTTCAAATGACTTGTGTACTAACATGACCTTTTAAGTAGGCCTGACATGCAATCATGGTGACAAGTGAAACTRTTGACGAGAGACAGTTTGCTTGAATCCATTTTCTTGTGAGAAAAATGTTCATCCTGACAACTGAGATGGCATGTTACAGTTGTTGTAGTCAGCCAGCCTAATGGCAAATGCATTCTATTGATGAAAGAAAACCCCATCTCTGTGTTAATCCCCAACATACATTGTAATCAATTATCTCTATAAATATGTAACAAAAGGGTAGGTTGTGTAATAAAACAAGTAGGCCTACCTAATTTGTAGTTGCTAACTTAAAAAATAATCTTCTTGATTTTCTTGATTGAATGGTCATCCATTTCAAATGGTTGAATTGATAGACCTCTTTAAATTGAGTTGCACCCAGAGGCACTCAAAGAGAAGACTGGAGTGATTAAAATAGATGAAACTGTACAACAAGTTAGGTCCACGATGGATATAGAGTCActttcttccccaaaaacatttttgaatgaTATTATATAAGTGATTAGTGTGGTTTGTGAGAACCAGGCCCAATATGGAGTGGCGTTACATGGGGGGTTGAATAAGGCTCAATACTAAGGTACAGAGAGAGCCTGAAGTTTGCTTTTTAAAGTCTATGTTGTGCTTTGTCATCTCCAATGGCGACGCCTTGCATCACAATGAAGATGTCATAAAGGATATTGTGCACAAAATGATAGGAACAGCCAAAATCGATTCATTTTAACTTTTCAAGTAGCCAACTTTTTACTAGTAATTCAGATAGGCCTATTGCATAATCATCTCTGGATTGGGATTGTCACTTGCTTAATTGTAAGTAAATGGGAAGAAAGTAAATGGTAAGAAACTTTTCTTGTGTTGTATCGTGTATGTCTCTCTTTGAGTATTGTTATGTACATAGTCCTCAGTAAAGAGATGCATTATTCTTTGGTTAGCAACACGCCACTTACTACAACGTTTTTTATTTTCCAGAGTTATTGTTAGCTAGGAGGAAGACATGGAGGGTTCAACGCTGACACAGAGGAGGGCTGAGTGTCAGTTGAAGGAAAGGGAGATCCAGACAGATTACATGATGGAGCTGGGAGCCAGGTTGGTTCTGGTGTGGCAGATCCagagggagcaggagaaggagatgaagacgATTTGGTTTGAGACGAGGAAAATGCCAAGCCTGATTGAGGAGGTAACAAGACCAACTTTGACAAAGTCGACTAGAGTTCTATTGAACAATATTGATTAAAGCAAACATATGTCAATATACAGGCAAAATGTGCCATATGCCATTGAATGTAAGCTGCCAATATTTAGTCTGATGACTTTTCTTGTGTTGTATCGTTTTTGTCTCTCTTTGAGTATTGTTATTTACATAGTCCTCAGTTCTTATGGTTGCCTTgtctttaaataaaaaatgtataacaagACCAAGCGATCTCTCGTAGACTTTCATATCAATTTTATGTAGTTGTCCCACCTAGCAACCTTAagttgaatgcactaactgtaagtcattctggataaaagcctctgctaaatgtctaaaatgttaaatgttatgcTGGGTGTAGGGCATGTATTTTTACACTTAGTTTACCTGTTGGCTGGAAGACCCAGGGTTGGTACAGACTGGTGCAGAGCATCTGAGAGGACACTagatatttacagtgccttcgggaaagtattcagacaccttgactttttccaccttctgttactttacagcctcattctaaaattgattaaataaaacacacaataccccataatgacaaagtgaataaaAGGTTTtacttttttgtgtgcaaatgtattatacttaaaaacagaaataccttatttacataagtattcagaccctttgctatgagtctcgaaattgagctcaggtccatcctgtttccattgatcgtccttgagatgtttcgacaacttgattggacatgtgGTAGATGAaattgataggacatgatttggtaggcacacacctgtctatataaggtcccacagttgacagtgcatttcagagcaaacaCCAAACCATGAGATCGAMggaattgtccgtagagttccaagACAGGATTTYGTTGAGAAACAGATCAAAGGAAGGGTAYCAAaaaatctctgcagcattgaaggtccccaagaacacRgtggcctccatcattcttaaatggaagaagtttggaaccaccaagactcttcctagagctggcgcccCGGCCAAGCTGAGCAttcggagaagggccttggtcagggaggtgaccaagaacccgatgttgactctgacagagctctagagttcctctgtggagataggagaaccttccagaaggacaaccatctctatagcacgtcaccaatcaggcctttatggtagagtcgccagatggaagccactcttctgtaaaaggcacatgacagcccacttcgagtttgccaaaaggcacctaaagactctcagaccatgagaaacaacatggtctggtctgatgaaaccaagattgaactctttggcatgattgcaaagcgtcatgtctggaggaaatctggcaacTACGgcacagtgaagcacggtggtggcagcatcatgctgtggggatgtttttcagtggaagggactaggagactagtcaggatcgaggcaaagatgaacggagcacagaaagatcctcgatgaaaacctgctccagagcgctcaggacctcagactgggagcaATGGGTCACCTTACagcagaacaacgaccctaagcacaacgccaagacaacgcaggagtgacttcgggacaagtctctgaatgtccttgagtggcccagccagagcccggacttgattcggatcgaacatctctggagagacctgaaaatagctgtgccgcaactctccccatccaacctaacagagcttgagaggatctgcagagaagaatgggagaaactccccaaacacaagtatgccaagcttgtagagtaaAACCCAAGAAGATTCTATGCTGTAatcaccaaaggtgcttcaacaaagtactgaatacttatgtacatttccatttttatttaattgtattgAATTTGGAACGAttctggttttgctttgtcaatatgtggtattgtgtgtagattgatgagcgaaaaaaacgatttaataaattttagaataaggctgtgaggtaacagaatgtggaaaaagtgaaagggtctgaatactttccgaatgcgctgtatgtgTGATGTATAAGTATATAGCGTACATAATAAAGTATGTATGTACTGAATGTGATCACTTTCATCATGTCTGTTTCTTTTCTCCTGCAGAATGTGAGAGATGTGACCAACCGTCCACTCACTGAGTTCATGGCTCCCTGTATTGACTCCCTCCCACCACTGGCTTTCACCAATCGGAGGCCTATACCAACCATGTTGCATCCCCCCTCTCCATTGGCCATACGCACTCAGGATGCACAGCGATTCATTGTATTTTCCTACTTTGTCCCTGGTGAGTGCCCAGTTGCCACAGAGACCACTGCAGATGTATCTGCTGGTAAAAGAGAGGACTTATCGACAGATACACATCTTTCCTCAATGCTGCATCGATACCTGCCACACTTCTTAAACAATGACTCCATTCCACCACAGCAGACAGTAGAGGAAAACACTGAGGTCTCAGTTGCTCCAGTGGCAATATMTAATATCAAGGAAGAGGACAGATTCTATCCTTTCTCCCTCCCACCACTGRCTCAGCGGTTCATTGGCAATTCATTCAATGTCCCGGAAACCTCCCAGCCTGCTGTTTCAGCCACGGAGTGCCGAGTTGCCAAAGTGGCCACTGCAGGTACAGCCACTGTCAAGAGAGAGAACCGATGGGCAGCTAGAATTCTTCCCTCAGTGCTTCCTCCATACCTGCCACCAGTCATTGACGATGACTTCATGCCTCCAGAGCACACAGTAGAGGATGCCTATGAGGTCTCATTTGCTACAGAGGCCACTTCAGGAACAGCTACTGTTGATGGAGTGGACAGATCAGCAGCTAAATGCCCTGTCCCAATGCTGCCTCCAAGTCTGCCACGTGTCTTTGACATTGACTACAAACTGCCAGGGGCGGCAGCAGAGGGAACCAACAAGTGTCCAGGTGCCAGTGAAACAACCAATGATGTGTCCACTCACCTCAAAGAGGACGTGGCAGCCGATCAAAGCCCTCCTGACCCTGCAGCACTGCCTCCAAGCTCGCCATGTATCTGTGACTCTGACCACAAACTGACCAAGGAGGAAAAAGAGGATGCCACCGAGTCCTCCGTTGCCACAAAGATCACTGTAGGCACATCCATTGTCCAGGGAGAGGACCTGGATAAAAGCCCTGCTCCAAGGCTGCCTCCAATCTTGTCACACATTttggacaatgaccataagcagcCAGAGGAGATGATAGAGGGCGCCACTGAGTGCTCAGTCGCTGCAGAGGCATCAGATGCTAACTTAACTCTGGCAACCCGCAATGATGAGCGGCCCACCCCTCTGATCTGCGTTGTCACTAAGACGCCTGTTATAGTTGGAGCCTCCATAAGCAGGTCAGAGGATGAGGAACCCAGGCCCTGGACCCTGGAAGATGCAAAGGTAGGTGTCATATTTCACCTTACTACTAAAAAATCTCTGCAGCAATTGAAAGgtccaaagaacacagtggcctccat from Salvelinus sp. IW2-2015 linkage group LG27, ASM291031v2, whole genome shotgun sequence includes the following:
- the LOC139023119 gene encoding uncharacterized protein, producing the protein MEGSTLTQRRAECQLKEREIQTDYMMELGARLVLVWQIQREQEKEMKTIWFETRKMPSLIEENVRDVTNRPLTEFMAPCIDSLPPLAFTNRRPIPTMLHPPSPLAIRTQDAQRFIVFSYFVPGECPVATETTADVSAGKREDLSTDTHLSSMLHRYLPHFLNNDSIPPQQTVEENTEVSVAPVAIXNIKEEDRFYPFSLPPLXQRFIGNSFNVPETSQPAVSATECRVAKVATAGTATVKRENRWAARILPSVLPPYLPPVIDDDFMPPEHTVEDAYEVSFATEATSGTATVDGVDRSAAKCPVPMLPPSLPRVFDIDYKLPGAAAEGTNKCPGASETTNDVSTHLKEDVAADQSPPDPAALPPSSPCICDSDHKLTKEEKEDATESSVATKITVGTSIVQGEDLDKSPAPRLPPILSHILDNDHKQPEEMIEGATECSVAAEASDANLTLATRNDERPTPLICVVTKTPVIVGASISRSEDEEPRPWTLEDAKVGVIFHLTTKKSLQQLKGPKNTVASIILKWKKFGTTKTLPRAGAAGQAEHSEERALVREVTKNLDGDSDRLEFLCGDRKNLPEGQPSP